The following nucleotide sequence is from bacterium.
GCCGCTCCCGCCCCCCACCCGGGGCTCAGCCCAGCGCCAGCAGCAGCACCGCCGCGGCAGCCGCCATGCCGACGCGCGGCCAGAAGCGCGGCTGGATCAAGGCGTGATCCGACGCGACGCTGCGCACCTCCTCGGCACGCAGGCGCCCGTCGACCACCGCCTCGACGATCTCGAGGCAGTCCGCCGCGAGGATCTCCCGGAACGCGTGGCCGATCTCGGCCGACGCCGCCGACGGGTCGCCCTTGTACGACACCTCCGCGCCGCCGTAGCCGAAGCGCGCGTTGAGGAGCCAGCCGAGGCCCCCGGCAATGGCGTCGACCGCGGTGCGCAGCCGTGTGACGTCGGCGCCGCGCCGCTCGCGCCAGGCAGCGACGCGCGTGCCGAGCCCGTGCAGCGGCGCCAGCGCAGGCGGCGCGAGCCGGCCGAGCCGCGTCCAGTCCGGCTCGACCAGCTCCGGGTGCTGCGCCAGCATGAACGACGTCTCCCAGGCGCCGGCGTGCTCGCCGCAGAGGAGCGCCGCGCGCTCGGGCCCGGTGAGCGCACGCCCGAGCAGCTCCTCGGTGCGCGCGAGCCGCCCGCCGGTGATGATGCGGTGGAGCACCAGGATCGACGGCGTGCACATCGCGATGCCGGTCCGCCGCGAGACGGTGCGGCACGCCGCCTCGAGCGCCGCCGCGTGGCGCGGCCCGCCGTGCCCGTTCGTCACCACGACGAAGCGGTAGCCGGCGCGCGCGAGCGAGCGGCCGTGCGCGAGCAGCGTCCGATGGACCACGCCCGCCGGCGCGTTCATGGTCCCGCGCAGCGGCAGCTCGTCGGCCCCGATCGTCAGCGCCGGCAGCTGCACGACCGTCCAGTCGGACCGGCGCGCCGCGAAGCGCCGTCCGGCTTCCTCGGCCATCCAGCGCGCCATGTAGACGTCCATCCCGAGCGGCAGGTGCGGCCCATGCACCTCGAGCGCGGAGACGGGCAGGAAGGCGACGGCGCGGCTCGCATCGAGACGCCGGATCGCCGTGTAGGTCAGCTCCTCGGCACGCACGACGGGCATGACGGGTCGTTAGCCCGCCCGCACCGAGCACGGCAACCCGTGCAGCTCAGGCAGTCGCCGCGATCCGCTGCACGACCGCGGGACGCGGCGACACGACCTCGCCGTGCTCGTACGCCGCCACGACGAGCCGCCCGCGCACCGCCTCGAGCAGCTCGCCCGGGCGCAGGAGGAAGTCGGGGTTCGACGGCTTGCCGAAGCGGGCGTTGCCCACGGCGAACGTCTCGTAGAGGAGGAGCCCGCCCGGCGCGACGGCGTCGACGAGCACCGGCAGCAGCGGTCGCCACAGGTAGCTCGTCACGACGACGGCGTCGAAGCGCGCCCCCGGCAACGGCCACGGCGACCCGTCCTCGAGGTCGGCCGCGATCGCGCGCAGCGCCGGATGCGGCATGAGCCGGGCGACGTCGCGATCGATCGCCGTGACCGCATGCCCGCGCGCGAGGAACAGGCGCGCGTGCCGCCCCGCCCCGGCAGCGACGTCGAGCACGGAGCCGCCGCTGCGCACGCGCGGTGCGAAGCGCACGATCCAGTCGGACGGGGCGGCGACGTCGTGGCGCATGCCGCCGCGATCGTGCCAGCCGCCGCCTCGGTGCGGAAGCGCGCCATCGAGCGCGCCCAGTCGCGTGTCAGCGCTTGCAGCGGACCGACGCGAACCCGTTGCGCCACGCACAGTCCGTCCGGCCGATGTGCACCTCCGCACAGCCGCCCGTCGCCGCCTGCGGCGGATCGAACACGAGGGTCAGGTGCAGGGGGAACGCGGCGGGCTGATAGACGTAGGCCCCGCGCCGGCCGCGCAGCTTCAGCTTCACGAGCGGCGTGTCGCGCACCCGGCGGAGCGCCACCAGCGATGGCGTCGTCACGAGCGGCAGCGTGCGGCCGCGGTTGCGAAACACGAACGCCCGGCCACGCGCTCCGAGCCGCCATCCGACGCCGCGCCGGGCATCGAACGCGCCCGGCGCGAGGTAGGCGTCCATCAGGACTGCGGACGGCGACTCGACGAGCAGCCGTACGCCGCGCTCCAGCGGTGCCAGGAACGCCGCATACGGCTCCGGCAGTACGAACTGCGCCGTCAGCCGCATGCGATCGTCGCCGATCGGCGGCTCGATGCGCGCCGCCGCGAGACGCACCCGCTCGCCCAGGGCGGGCGCCAGGTTCGTGCACGGATCGCAAGCGTCGCCAAGCCCATCGCCGTCGGCGTCGCGCTGCTCCGGGTCCGGCACCGCAGGACAGATGTCGACGGCATCACAGACGCCGTCGCCGTCGCCGTCGGGCGAGCGCAGGTCGGGCCCGCACTCCGGATCGCTGCCGTCGCACAGCTCCACGAGGTCGCACTCATCGACGCTGGGGCGACACGGCGTGCCGGCGGCGAGGAGCGCGTCCGGCGGACACGCCGCAGCCGTACCGGTGCAGGCCTCGGCCGCGTCGCAGGCACCCACCGCGGCGCGACACTCGACGCCCGCCGCGGCGAACGCATCGGCGGGACACTCCGCGGAGTCGCCGGTACAGCTTTCGGCGACGTCGCATGCGCCGGCGGCCGCGCGACACGTCGTCCCCGTGGTCGCAAAGGCGTCGGCCGGGCACGCGGCCGACACGCCGTCGCACACCTCCGTCACGTCGCAGGCGCCTGCGGCCGCCCGACACGTCGTTCCCGCCGTGGCGACCGTGTCGCTCGGGCACGCCGTCGTAATGCCGTCGCACGTCTCCGCGACGTCGCAGGCCCCCGCCGCCGCCCGACACGGCGTCCCCGCGCTCGCCACCTCGTCCACCGGGCACGTGGCCGATCCTCCATCGCACGTCTCCGCCACGTCGCAGGCCCCCGCCGCCGCCCGGCAGGTCGTCCCTGCCGGGACGACGTCGTCGGCCGGGCACGCGGTCGACGCGCCGTCACACACCTCCGCGACGTCACAAGCGCCCACCGCCGCCCGGCACATCGTCCCCGCCGGGACGACACCATCAACCGGACACGCCGACGTCGCGCCGTCGCACACCTCTGCCACGTCGCACGCCCCCGCCGCCGCCCGGCACGTCGTCCCCGCCGAGACGACATCGTCGCTCGGGCACGCCGTCGTCACGCCGTCGCACACCTCCGCCACGTCGCAGGAACCCGCCGCAGCTCGACACGTCGTCCCCGCCGCAACGACGTCGTCGCTCGGACACGCGATCGACGCGCCGTCGCACCCCTCCGCGACGTCGCAAGTGCCCGCCGCCGCCCGGCACGTCGTCCCCGCCGCAACGACCGTGTCGCTCGGGCACGTGACCGATGCTCCATCGCACGTCTCCGCCACGTCGCAGACCCCCGCCGACGCCCGACAGGTCGTCCCCGCCATGACAACGTCGTCGCTCGGACACGCCGTCGCGACGCCGTCGCACACCTCCGCCACATCGCAGGCCCCCGCCGCAGCCCGACAGGTCGTCCCTGCCGGGACGACGACGTCGGCCGGGCACGCGGTCGACGCGCCGTCACACACCTCCGCGACGTCGCACGCGCCCGCCGCCGCCCGGCACGTCGTCCCCGCTGCAACGACCGTGTCGCTCGGGCACGCCGTCGTCACGCCGTCGCACTCCTCCGCCACGTCGCAGAGGCCCGCTGCGGTCCGACACGTCGTCCCCGCGCTCACCACCTCGTCCACCGGGCACGTGGCCGATGCTCCATCGCACGTCTCCGCAACGTCGCAGCCCCCCGCCGACGCCCGACACGTCGTCCCCGCTGCGACGACGTCGTCGCTCGGACACGCCGTCGTCACGCCGTCGCACTCCTCCGCCACGTCGCACGCACCCGCCGCCGCCCGGCACGTCGTCCCCGCTGCAACGACCGTGTCGCTCGGGCACGCCGTCGCGACGCCGTCGCACGTCTCCGCCACGTCGCAGGCGCCCGCCGCGGCTCGGCACGTCGTCCCCGCCGCGACGACATCGTCGCTCGGACACGCCGTCGTCACGCCGTCGCACTCCTCCGCCACGTCGCAGGCCCCCGCCGACGCCCGACACGTCGTCCCCCCCGTGACGACGTCGTCGGCCGGGCACGCGGTCGACGCGCCGTCGCACACCTCCACCACGTCGCAAGCACCTGCCGCCGCCCGGCACGTCGTCCCCGCCGCAACGACCGTGTCGCTCGGGCACGCCGTCGCGACGCCGTCGCACTCCTCCGCCACGTCGCAGACCCCCGCCGCGGTCCGACACGTCGTCCCCGCGCTCGCCACCTCGTCCACCGGGCACGTGGCCGATGCTCCATCGCACGTCTCCGCCACGTCGCACGCCCCTGCCGCCGCCCGGCACGTCGTCCCCGCCGCAACAACCGTGTCGCTCGGGCACGCCGTCGCGACGCCGTCGCACGTCTCCGCCACGTCGCAGGCGCCCGCCGCGGCTCGGCACGTCGTCCCCGCCGCAACAACCGTGTCGATCGGGCACGCCGTCGTGACGCCGTCGCACTCCTCCGCCACGTCGCAGAGGCCCGCTGCGGTCCGACACGTCGTCCCCGCGCTTGCCACCTCGTCCACCGGGCACGTGGCCGATGCTCCATCGCACGTCTCCGCCACGTCGCAGACTCCCGCCGCCGCTCGACACGTCGTCCCCGCGGCGACGACGGCGTCGGCCGGGCACGCGGTCGATGCGCCGTCGCACACCTCCGCCACGTCGCAGGCGCCCGCCGCCGCCCGGCACGTCGTCCCCGCCGCAACGACATCGTCGCTCGGGCACGCCGTCGCGACGCCGTCGCACTCCTCCGCCACGTCGCACGCCCCTGCCGCGGCGCGACACGTCATGCCCGCCGTAACGACATCGTCGCTCGGACACGCCGTCGAAGTACCGTCGCACACCTCTGCCACGTCGCACGCCCCCGCCGCGGCTCGGCACGTCGTCCCTGCCGCGACGACGGCGTCGCTCGGGCACGCCGTCGCGACGCCGTCACACACCTCCGCCACGTCGCAGCTCCCCGCCGTTGCCCGACAGGTCGTTCCCGCGCTCGCGACGGCGTCGGCCGGGCACGTGCCGCTCGAGCCGGTGCAGGTCTCTGCGACGTCGCAGGCGCCGGCGGCGGTGCGGCAGGTCGTGGCGGCGGACTCGTAGTGACAGGTGGAGGAGCAGCAGTCGCCGTTCGTCGTGTTGCCGTCGTCGCACTGCTCGCCCTGGCCGGCGTCGACGACGCCGTTGCCGCACAGCGAGGTGAGACTGACGGTCACGAAGTGGCCGTCGTTCGCCTGGGTGCGGCCGCCGACGCCGGGGTAGTCGCCGGCGCTGTCGCTCGTGTAGTCGGTGGGGAGACCGAGGCGCACGGCGCACTCGTCGCCGAGGAGGACGTTGAGCAGGCCGGTCGACGTGCACGAGGCGCTCCAGGTGAACTGGAGCGTGTGCGCCTGGGCGACGCCGTTGCTGACGCCGTCGATGCGTGCGCTCGCGGATTGCGCGAACGGGGTGTTGCCGCCGTTGCTGCCGCTGAGCGTGCCGGGTGCCGCCAGCGACAGGCTGCCCGACGTGAGGCTGCCGCCGCTCGGCGACCCGGTGACGGCGCCGACGCTGGCCGCGGCCGACGAGCCGGTGTTCACGAGCGTCATCGCACCGTTCAGGGCGGTGTCGACCGTCAGGTAGTAGGCGCCGGGTGCCGTCACCTCGAACGTGATCGCGTAGTCGGAGGCTTGGGTGACCGTCGTGGCGCCGACGCTCAGGAGGTCGACGTGGGCCCCGACGATCTCGGCGTAGCGGACGGTGAACGTCGTCGCGCTCGACGACGAGACGCCGACCGTCGTCTTCCGCTGCTCCTCCGCGACGAGGACGCCGGTCTGGAGGCTGTCGGCGCTGTTCCCGGGGTTCTTCGTCGCGGCGAGACCGGCGATCGTCTGTGCGATCGCGGGCGGCGGTGCATGCACCGAGACGAGCACCAGGGCGACGAGCAGGCGACGACGAATCATCACGCGTGAGCCGATCGAAGGTGTTATTCACGAGTATCGTCAGCATGCCCTCCCGCCTTCAGGACGCGACAATGAATACCCCAGTGACCCGCGTCAGAATGCTGACGCGATGGCCCGTCAGGGCAGCGCTTCCCAGGTCCCGTCCGGCCGGCGCACGGCGACGAGGCGGGCCGGGAAAACGACGCTGAGCGCCATGCCCGCGCACATCTGCATCTCCTCGCCGCCCGCGATGCGCTCGAACGCGGCCCGCTCCGTCTCGAAGAGCAGTCCGTCGCGGCGGCGGA
It contains:
- a CDS encoding creatininase family protein, which translates into the protein MPVVRAEELTYTAIRRLDASRAVAFLPVSALEVHGPHLPLGMDVYMARWMAEEAGRRFAARRSDWTVVQLPALTIGADELPLRGTMNAPAGVVHRTLLAHGRSLARAGYRFVVVTNGHGGPRHAAALEAACRTVSRRTGIAMCTPSILVLHRIITGGRLARTEELLGRALTGPERAALLCGEHAGAWETSFMLAQHPELVEPDWTRLGRLAPPALAPLHGLGTRVAAWRERRGADVTRLRTAVDAIAGGLGWLLNARFGYGGAEVSYKGDPSAASAEIGHAFREILAADCLEIVEAVVDGRLRAEEVRSVASDHALIQPRFWPRVGMAAAAAVLLLALG
- a CDS encoding methyltransferase domain-containing protein, yielding MRHDVAAPSDWIVRFAPRVRSGGSVLDVAAGAGRHARLFLARGHAVTAIDRDVARLMPHPALRAIAADLEDGSPWPLPGARFDAVVVTSYLWRPLLPVLVDAVAPGGLLLYETFAVGNARFGKPSNPDFLLRPGELLEAVRGRLVVAAYEHGEVVSPRPAVVQRIAATA